The following proteins are co-located in the Streptomyces bottropensis ATCC 25435 genome:
- a CDS encoding response regulator transcription factor encodes MPAALKIVLAEDSVLLREGLVGVLTRFGHEVVAAVGDAESLITAVRSYVPDLVVTDVRMPPGLSDEGLRAALALRAANPALPVLVLSQYVQRAYAAELLDTGDGTGVGYLLKDRIGQVEQFAEAVERVAAGGTVVDPEVVRQLLRRRRDPLAALTPREREVLALVAEGRSNGAIARELVVTEAAVGKHIGNILGKLDLPPAEDTHRRVLAVLAYLRG; translated from the coding sequence GTGCCCGCAGCGCTGAAGATCGTGCTCGCCGAGGACAGCGTGCTGCTGCGGGAAGGACTCGTAGGTGTCCTGACCCGGTTCGGGCACGAGGTCGTCGCGGCGGTCGGGGACGCGGAGTCGCTGATCACGGCCGTACGGTCGTACGTTCCCGACCTCGTCGTCACCGACGTACGGATGCCGCCCGGCCTCTCCGACGAGGGCCTGCGCGCCGCCCTCGCCCTACGTGCCGCGAACCCCGCCCTGCCCGTCCTCGTCCTCAGCCAGTACGTCCAACGGGCCTACGCGGCCGAGCTGCTGGACACCGGAGACGGCACCGGCGTCGGCTATCTCCTCAAGGACCGTATCGGCCAGGTCGAGCAGTTCGCGGAGGCGGTGGAGCGGGTCGCGGCCGGGGGGACGGTCGTCGACCCCGAGGTCGTACGGCAGCTGCTGCGGCGCCGGCGTGATCCGCTGGCGGCGCTCACCCCGCGCGAGCGGGAAGTGCTCGCGCTGGTCGCCGAGGGCAGGTCGAACGGGGCGATCGCCCGCGAGCTCGTCGTCACCGAGGCGGCCGTCGGCAAGCACATCGGCAACATCCTGGGAAAGCTGGACCTCCCACCGGCCGAGGACACACACCGTCGGGTGCTGGCGGTCCTGGCGTACCTGCGGGGGTGA
- a CDS encoding peptidoglycan-binding protein: protein MGTPVFEEIDPGTDCECPGCVHWRRVMPYSAQYAHAGHPAARTVRNALVVATAAGAALGAGQVVPAVAATHGPARPGAVPAGEGPDTPQGKKAPLHGPRSRPADGEKPPREVTMPPTTRAEIIRRAKSWIQAEVPYSMREYWSDGYRQDCSGFVSMAWNLPGNEWTGSLDKFAQRISKDRLEPGDMLLFHNPKDPRKGSHVVIFGGWTDDAETHYIAYESARPYARRQVTPYGYWDNAARYVPYRYKGLITDDGADRPDDGTDDAGGTGTSAEPPKALRTPGAKGAAGPPGGDRFPGPEAFGPGAQNTYVARLGQMLVQRGGARFYTGGPGRIWSDADRRATRAFQRAQGWSGHFADGTPGPLTWSYLVTGRGRNIPPDGNPGPSGKPATPEPPVVHRPSGRPGASGISRPPGTSGTTGIPAASGTSATSGTPSGGSAPRGAPQRPGTLGKSAPPRNAAEPMAPRTPMAPMAPVPPASHGVLGYPGRGMFRPGADNAYVTRLGKQLVKKGFGKYYTSGPGSRWGESDRRNVEAFQRAQGWRGGAADGYPGPETWRRLFS from the coding sequence ATGGGGACTCCGGTGTTCGAGGAGATCGATCCGGGGACCGATTGCGAATGCCCCGGCTGTGTCCACTGGCGACGGGTCATGCCCTACTCGGCCCAGTACGCCCATGCGGGTCACCCGGCGGCCAGAACTGTCAGGAACGCCCTCGTCGTGGCCACCGCCGCCGGCGCCGCACTCGGCGCGGGGCAGGTCGTGCCGGCCGTCGCGGCGACCCATGGACCGGCTCGCCCCGGTGCCGTTCCCGCAGGTGAGGGCCCTGACACCCCGCAGGGCAAGAAGGCTCCGCTGCACGGGCCCCGCAGTCGTCCGGCGGACGGGGAGAAGCCGCCGAGGGAGGTGACGATGCCGCCCACCACTCGCGCCGAAATCATCAGGAGAGCCAAGAGCTGGATTCAGGCCGAGGTGCCGTACAGCATGCGCGAATACTGGTCCGACGGTTATCGGCAGGACTGCTCGGGGTTCGTCTCGATGGCCTGGAACCTCCCCGGGAACGAATGGACGGGAAGTCTCGACAAGTTCGCGCAACGCATTTCGAAGGACCGGCTGGAGCCGGGCGACATGCTGCTCTTCCATAACCCGAAGGACCCTCGGAAGGGCTCGCACGTCGTCATTTTCGGCGGCTGGACGGACGACGCGGAGACCCACTACATCGCCTACGAGTCGGCCCGCCCGTACGCCCGCAGGCAGGTCACCCCGTACGGGTACTGGGACAACGCCGCCCGCTATGTGCCGTACCGCTACAAGGGGCTGATCACGGACGACGGCGCGGATCGGCCGGACGACGGGACGGATGACGCCGGGGGCACCGGCACGTCCGCCGAACCGCCGAAGGCACTGCGGACGCCGGGCGCGAAGGGGGCCGCCGGGCCGCCCGGCGGGGACCGCTTTCCGGGCCCCGAGGCCTTCGGGCCCGGCGCGCAGAACACGTACGTGGCCCGGCTGGGGCAGATGCTGGTGCAGCGCGGCGGGGCCCGCTTCTACACCGGCGGGCCGGGGCGGATCTGGTCGGACGCCGACCGTAGGGCCACCCGGGCGTTCCAGCGGGCGCAGGGCTGGTCGGGCCACTTCGCCGACGGCACTCCGGGGCCCCTGACCTGGTCGTATCTGGTCACCGGGCGGGGCCGGAACATTCCACCGGACGGAAACCCGGGCCCGAGCGGGAAGCCGGCGACGCCCGAGCCGCCGGTGGTGCACCGGCCGTCGGGGAGGCCGGGAGCGTCCGGGATTTCACGCCCGCCCGGCACCTCGGGCACCACTGGCATCCCCGCCGCTTCCGGTACGTCCGCCACCTCCGGGACCCCGTCGGGAGGGTCCGCCCCGCGCGGCGCGCCGCAGCGGCCCGGGACCCTCGGAAAGTCCGCCCCGCCGAGGAACGCCGCGGAACCCATGGCTCCCCGGACGCCCATGGCTCCCATGGCCCCCGTGCCGCCCGCCTCGCACGGCGTCCTCGGCTATCCGGGGCGTGGCATGTTCCGGCCGGGCGCGGACAACGCGTATGTCACCCGGCTGGGGAAGCAGTTGGTGAAGAAGGGATTCGGCAAGTACTACACCTCGGGCCCGGGGTCGCGCTGGGGCGAGTCGGACCGGCGGAACGTGGAGGCGTTCCAGCGGGCCCAGGGGTGGCGGGGCGGCGCGGCGGACGGCTATCCGGGCCCCGAGACCTGGCGCCGGCTGTTCTCCTGA
- a CDS encoding DUF3592 domain-containing protein: MDVFFYLIPVVMMAFIALMAYRTLNRWLRIRGAWNSGLTAEARCLKTFTTVSKSMGEHSSLHTTIHHVYEFTTHDGRAVRFEEEDGPMTTVEGDFVTVHYTGGPDVAATAHAPGRRVKQAAAGLGLLTFLGVAFAFCVFFMVTYHRFSTDSSFPTP, translated from the coding sequence ATGGACGTCTTCTTCTACCTCATTCCCGTGGTCATGATGGCCTTCATCGCCTTGATGGCCTACCGGACACTGAACCGCTGGCTCCGCATCAGAGGTGCCTGGAACAGCGGACTGACGGCCGAGGCGCGCTGTCTGAAGACCTTCACGACGGTCAGCAAGAGCATGGGTGAGCACAGCAGCCTGCACACGACGATCCACCACGTGTACGAGTTCACGACGCACGACGGCCGCGCCGTCCGCTTCGAGGAGGAGGACGGGCCGATGACGACGGTCGAGGGCGACTTCGTCACCGTCCACTACACCGGCGGCCCCGACGTGGCGGCCACCGCCCACGCGCCCGGCCGGCGCGTCAAGCAGGCCGCGGCCGGCCTCGGCCTCCTGACCTTCCTCGGGGTGGCCTTCGCGTTCTGCGTGTTCTTCATGGTCACCTACCACCGGTTCTCCACGGACTCCTCGTTCCCGACGCCGTGA
- a CDS encoding IclR family transcriptional regulator encodes MALKHEPTAPYHSAQDALRVLETVARHAGGVTDAEIARRTGVDSERLTALLRMLRREGYVEQTTDGAYVSGAALARLGSTEGHDQALREQLQHTLDRLRDSVGAAVYVTRYLDGEIQVTGWADSADTPAVHEWVDFRSSAHATAFGKGLLGQLDLNGRRDHLSRHRPARLTARTITNEKVLLSKLDAQTPTVPVLDLQEYAPGTVCAAVPITAGSAVGCLALSLPLEHAHRLRAAANTLNRGAAPVLLSLAI; translated from the coding sequence GTGGCGCTCAAGCACGAGCCGACCGCGCCGTACCACTCGGCCCAGGACGCCCTGCGCGTCCTGGAGACGGTGGCGCGGCACGCAGGTGGCGTCACCGACGCCGAGATCGCCCGTCGCACCGGCGTCGACAGTGAGCGGCTGACCGCGCTCCTGCGGATGCTGCGGCGCGAGGGGTATGTGGAGCAGACCACCGACGGCGCCTACGTCAGCGGTGCCGCACTCGCCCGGCTGGGCTCCACGGAGGGTCATGACCAGGCCCTGCGCGAGCAGCTCCAGCACACCCTCGACCGGCTGCGCGACTCGGTGGGCGCCGCCGTCTACGTCACCCGCTATCTGGACGGGGAGATCCAGGTCACCGGCTGGGCCGACAGCGCGGACACGCCCGCGGTCCACGAGTGGGTCGACTTCCGCTCCTCCGCCCACGCCACCGCCTTCGGCAAGGGCCTGCTGGGCCAGCTCGACCTCAACGGCCGGCGCGACCATCTCTCGCGCCACCGCCCGGCCCGGCTCACCGCCCGCACGATCACCAACGAGAAGGTGCTGCTGAGCAAGCTCGACGCGCAGACCCCCACGGTCCCGGTCCTCGACCTCCAGGAGTACGCGCCGGGCACGGTCTGCGCGGCCGTCCCCATCACCGCGGGCTCCGCCGTCGGCTGCCTCGCGCTGTCCCTCCCGCTGGAGCACGCGCACCGGCTGCGCGCGGCGGCGAACACGTTGAACCGGGGGGCGGCGCCGGTGCTGCTGTCGTTGGCGATCTAG
- the ehuD gene encoding ectoine/hydroxyectoine ABC transporter permease subunit EhuD — protein MTWNWSTLGDFMPAFRDGILVTLQALLWGALLAFSLGLVWALAQRSSLKAVRWPVKAVTEFIRNTPLLVQLFFLFYVLPEWGLTLSALATGVLGLGLHYSTYTAEVYRAGIDGVPAGQWEAATALSLPRSRTWTAVILPQALRRVVPALGNYVIAMLKDSPMLMTIGVLEMLGEARQFGSRTFQMNEAIVTVGIAFIVIAYPASLLLRALERRLVR, from the coding sequence ATGACATGGAACTGGTCCACCCTGGGCGACTTCATGCCGGCCTTCCGCGACGGCATACTGGTCACTCTGCAAGCCCTGCTGTGGGGTGCGCTGCTCGCCTTCTCCCTCGGCCTGGTCTGGGCCCTCGCCCAGCGCTCGTCGCTGAAGGCGGTGCGCTGGCCGGTCAAGGCGGTCACGGAGTTCATCCGCAACACCCCGCTGCTGGTGCAGCTGTTCTTCCTCTTCTACGTGCTGCCCGAGTGGGGCCTGACCCTGTCCGCGCTGGCCACCGGCGTGCTCGGTCTCGGGCTGCACTACTCGACGTACACCGCCGAGGTGTACCGCGCCGGTATCGACGGTGTGCCCGCCGGCCAGTGGGAGGCGGCGACCGCGCTCAGCCTGCCGCGCTCGCGCACCTGGACCGCGGTGATCCTGCCGCAGGCGCTGCGCCGGGTCGTGCCCGCGCTCGGCAACTACGTCATCGCGATGCTGAAGGACTCGCCGATGCTCATGACCATCGGTGTGCTGGAGATGCTCGGCGAGGCCCGCCAGTTCGGCTCCCGGACCTTCCAGATGAACGAGGCCATCGTGACCGTCGGCATCGCCTTCATCGTCATCGCCTACCCCGCCTCCCTCCTCCTGCGAGCCCTGGAGCGTCGTCTTGTCCGCTGA
- a CDS encoding long-chain-fatty-acid--CoA ligase: MESTRCTVATLVADRWDDHRPGLWFEEQILTHHEVAAGAAARAALLADLLPPDAEPHLGVLLDNTPEFPLWLSAAALAGAAVAGINPTRRGPELARDILHTECRLLITERAHLPLLANLELIGVRVLVTDTQAYADLLAPYADATPDPTRATPADRLLLYFTSGSTGAPKAALCSQGRLAAAGRALVDRFGVRRDDVHYICMPLFHGNAVIADWAPALVAGAGIALRRRFSASRFLDDVRAYGATYFTYVGRAVQYVLATEPRPDDRDNPLRMGFGTEAGAVDAAAFEKRFGVRLVEGYGSSEGGAAIQRTPGAPPGAIGRAAPGDDLAVVDPQTRKECPPALLADDGRLLNGTEAIGELVNRGPNPFEGYWRNPEADAARRHDGWYWTGDLFYRDTGGFLYFAGRTDDRLRVDSENLAAAVIENILARYEGAEAVAVYAVPDPVAGDQVMATIAGDFDPEGFAEFLVSQPDLGTKMTPRFVRVVASMPVTATNKIQRTTLRREGFRCPDPVWWRPPGKWAYRKFSAVDLARLVTEYRARGREGLLVR; the protein is encoded by the coding sequence ATGGAGTCCACGAGGTGCACGGTCGCAACTCTCGTCGCCGACCGGTGGGACGACCACCGGCCCGGGCTGTGGTTCGAGGAACAGATCCTGACCCACCACGAGGTCGCCGCCGGAGCCGCCGCCCGCGCGGCCCTGCTCGCCGACCTCCTGCCACCCGACGCCGAACCGCACCTCGGCGTCCTCCTCGACAACACCCCGGAATTCCCCCTCTGGCTGAGCGCGGCGGCCCTCGCGGGCGCCGCCGTCGCCGGTATCAACCCCACCCGCCGGGGCCCCGAACTGGCCCGCGACATCCTGCACACCGAATGCCGGCTCCTCATCACGGAACGGGCCCACCTGCCCCTGCTGGCGAACCTCGAACTCATCGGCGTACGCGTACTGGTGACGGACACCCAGGCGTACGCCGACCTGCTCGCCCCGTACGCCGACGCCACACCCGACCCGACCCGTGCCACCCCCGCCGACCGGCTCCTCCTCTACTTCACCTCCGGCTCCACCGGCGCCCCCAAGGCCGCCCTCTGCTCCCAGGGCCGGCTCGCGGCGGCCGGCCGGGCACTGGTGGACCGCTTCGGGGTCCGGCGGGACGACGTGCACTACATCTGCATGCCGCTGTTCCACGGCAACGCGGTCATCGCCGACTGGGCCCCCGCCCTGGTCGCCGGCGCCGGGATCGCGCTACGGCGCCGGTTCTCCGCCTCCCGGTTCCTGGACGACGTACGGGCGTACGGGGCCACGTACTTCACCTACGTCGGACGGGCGGTGCAGTACGTGCTCGCCACCGAACCCCGCCCCGACGACCGCGACAACCCCCTGCGCATGGGTTTCGGCACGGAGGCGGGGGCCGTGGACGCGGCGGCGTTCGAGAAGCGGTTCGGGGTCCGGCTCGTGGAGGGGTACGGGTCGTCCGAGGGCGGGGCGGCGATCCAGCGGACGCCCGGAGCACCACCGGGGGCGATCGGCCGGGCGGCACCCGGCGACGACCTCGCGGTGGTCGACCCGCAGACCCGTAAGGAGTGCCCGCCCGCCCTCCTCGCCGACGACGGCCGCCTGCTCAACGGCACCGAGGCGATAGGGGAGTTGGTCAACCGCGGCCCCAACCCCTTCGAGGGCTACTGGCGCAACCCGGAGGCCGACGCCGCCCGCCGCCACGACGGCTGGTACTGGACCGGCGACCTCTTCTACCGCGACACCGGCGGCTTCCTCTACTTCGCCGGCCGCACCGACGACCGCCTCCGCGTCGACAGCGAGAACCTCGCCGCCGCCGTCATCGAGAACATCCTCGCCCGCTACGAGGGCGCCGAGGCCGTCGCCGTCTACGCCGTCCCCGACCCGGTTGCCGGGGACCAGGTCATGGCGACGATCGCGGGTGACTTCGACCCCGAGGGCTTCGCCGAGTTCCTGGTGTCCCAGCCCGACCTGGGGACCAAGATGACCCCCCGCTTCGTACGCGTCGTCGCGTCCATGCCCGTCACCGCCACCAACAAGATCCAGCGCACCACCCTGCGCCGGGAGGGCTTCCGCTGCCCGGATCCGGTCTGGTGGCGTCCACCGGGGAAGTGGGCGTACCGGAAGTTCTCGGCGGTGGATCTGGCACGGCTGGTGACGGAGTACCGGGCCCGGGGGCGGGAGGGGTTGCTGGTGCGGTAG
- the ehuA gene encoding ectoine/hydroxyectoine ABC transporter ATP-binding protein EhuA translates to MNEPDSSDERVADTKELIRFENVTKRFGSNTVLDRLDFSVDAGKHVTLIGPSGSGKTTILRLLMTLAKPDEGRITVGGQQLYPASDKQCREVRKNIGMVFQQFNLFPNMKVLRNITEAPVNVLGLSKDEAEARARELLDMVGLADKCDSYPSQLSGGQQQRVAIARALAMRPQVLLLDEVTSALDPELVAGVLDLLRDIARTTDITMLCVTHEMNFARDISDQVLMFDSGQVIESGSPEKIFGDPSHERTREFLGAVI, encoded by the coding sequence ATGAACGAACCCGATTCCTCCGACGAGCGCGTGGCGGACACGAAGGAACTGATCCGCTTCGAGAACGTGACCAAACGATTCGGCAGCAACACCGTCCTCGACCGGCTGGACTTCTCGGTCGACGCCGGCAAGCACGTCACGCTGATCGGCCCGTCCGGCTCCGGCAAGACGACGATCCTGCGGCTGCTGATGACCCTCGCCAAGCCCGACGAGGGGAGGATCACCGTCGGCGGGCAGCAGCTGTACCCGGCGAGCGACAAGCAGTGCCGCGAGGTCCGCAAGAACATCGGGATGGTGTTCCAGCAGTTCAACCTCTTCCCCAACATGAAGGTGCTGCGCAACATCACCGAGGCGCCCGTCAACGTCCTCGGGCTGTCCAAGGACGAGGCCGAGGCGCGCGCCCGCGAGCTGCTCGACATGGTGGGGCTCGCCGACAAGTGCGACTCCTACCCGAGCCAGCTCTCCGGCGGACAGCAGCAGCGCGTGGCCATCGCGCGGGCGCTGGCGATGCGTCCGCAGGTGCTGCTCCTCGACGAGGTGACCTCCGCGCTCGACCCCGAGCTGGTCGCGGGCGTCCTCGACCTGCTCAGGGACATCGCGCGCACCACGGACATCACGATGCTCTGCGTGACCCACGAGATGAACTTCGCCCGGGACATCTCCGATCAAGTTCTGATGTTCGATTCCGGCCAGGTGATCGAATCGGGCAGCCCCGAGAAGATCTTCGGCGATCCGTCACACGAACGTACGCGCGAATTCCTCGGCGCGGTCATCTGA
- a CDS encoding lytic polysaccharide monooxygenase auxiliary activity family 9 protein, with protein sequence MRHHARNRTKWYAAAVGLATTGAFVLSSGGATGHGYTDLPVSRQKLCQNGSVTNCGDIQWEPQSVEGPKGFPGSGPADGRLCSGGNSRFNQLDASTRPGGGAWPTTRVTGGQNYTFRWQFTAMHATSDFKYYVTRAGWNQNHALTRSDLNLTPFFTVPYNGQRPPSTLSHTGRLPSGLSGHHVILAVWTIADTANAFYACSDVTF encoded by the coding sequence ATGCGCCATCACGCGCGTAACAGGACCAAGTGGTACGCGGCCGCGGTCGGCCTGGCCACCACCGGAGCGTTCGTGCTCTCCAGTGGTGGCGCCACCGGCCACGGCTACACCGACCTCCCCGTCAGCCGGCAGAAGCTCTGCCAGAACGGCTCCGTGACGAACTGCGGCGACATCCAGTGGGAACCGCAGAGCGTCGAGGGACCGAAGGGCTTCCCGGGCTCAGGGCCGGCTGACGGCCGGCTGTGCTCCGGTGGCAACAGCAGGTTCAACCAGCTCGACGCGTCCACCAGGCCGGGCGGCGGCGCCTGGCCCACCACCAGGGTGACGGGCGGCCAGAACTACACGTTCCGCTGGCAGTTCACCGCCATGCACGCCACCTCCGACTTCAAGTACTACGTCACCAGGGCGGGCTGGAACCAGAACCACGCCCTGACCCGCTCCGACCTCAACCTGACCCCGTTCTTCACCGTCCCCTACAACGGTCAGCGCCCCCCGTCCACGCTCTCCCACACCGGCCGTCTGCCGTCCGGGCTGAGCGGTCACCACGTCATCCTCGCGGTCTGGACGATCGCGGACACCGCCAACGCGTTCTACGCCTGCTCGGACGTCACCTTCTGA
- a CDS encoding SPFH domain-containing protein, with protein sequence MSTTIPPTPEPEGPARPARLIQNETTTEIPVHLLFRDDPVPVVVPVTPAVVGRRRGTGEQPRVRQGPASAKPCPAVRVDPELVERSARVVPGVLGVLGGACGMAGCVLTSWWAGVLPELVARGLGLPTAYAGAGLGPAQWAAYAGAGALTMFGFGGLARGRTGGAWVLGLFGRYRGTVRRTGLLWVNPLVLRRRVDVRLRHWRSEPMAAVDANGVAMRVVALVAWRVRDTARAVLGVEDHERYLRECVEAAVSRVLAQLPADVPPGALVRDATLRNTEAVGEALTRLVAADAAPAGVEVFSVQPTRIEYAPEVAAVIQRRRIAALDAQHRDTVLTSVVDSVEDTVTRLTLRGLVELDDYERKALVKDLTVAFYTGRREVSP encoded by the coding sequence ATGAGTACGACCATCCCACCCACACCGGAGCCCGAGGGGCCCGCGCGGCCCGCCCGGCTCATCCAGAACGAGACCACCACCGAGATCCCCGTACACCTGCTCTTCCGGGACGACCCCGTCCCGGTCGTCGTCCCGGTCACGCCCGCCGTCGTGGGCCGGCGGCGCGGGACCGGCGAGCAGCCGCGGGTGCGGCAGGGGCCCGCGTCCGCCAAGCCGTGCCCCGCCGTCCGGGTCGACCCCGAACTGGTCGAACGGTCGGCGCGGGTGGTGCCCGGAGTGCTGGGAGTGCTGGGCGGGGCCTGCGGGATGGCCGGATGCGTCCTCACCTCCTGGTGGGCCGGGGTGCTGCCGGAGCTCGTGGCGCGAGGGCTCGGACTGCCGACGGCGTACGCGGGTGCCGGACTCGGACCGGCGCAGTGGGCGGCGTACGCCGGGGCCGGGGCCCTGACGATGTTCGGGTTCGGCGGGCTGGCGCGGGGGCGGACCGGAGGGGCCTGGGTGCTCGGTCTCTTCGGGCGCTACCGGGGGACGGTCCGCCGCACCGGCCTGCTCTGGGTGAACCCGCTGGTGCTGCGCCGCCGGGTCGACGTACGGCTGCGGCACTGGCGCAGCGAGCCGATGGCGGCCGTCGACGCGAACGGCGTCGCGATGCGCGTCGTCGCCCTGGTGGCGTGGCGGGTCAGGGACACCGCGCGGGCGGTGCTCGGGGTCGAGGACCACGAGCGGTACCTGCGGGAGTGCGTGGAGGCGGCGGTCTCCCGGGTGCTGGCGCAACTGCCCGCGGACGTACCGCCGGGCGCGCTGGTCCGGGACGCGACGCTGCGGAACACGGAGGCGGTGGGCGAGGCGCTGACGCGGCTGGTGGCGGCGGACGCGGCGCCGGCGGGGGTGGAGGTCTTCTCGGTCCAGCCGACCCGGATCGAGTACGCGCCCGAGGTGGCCGCCGTGATACAGCGCCGCCGGATCGCCGCGCTCGACGCCCAGCACCGCGACACCGTCCTCACCTCCGTCGTCGACTCGGTCGAGGACACGGTCACCCGGCTGACCCTGCGCGGCCTGGTCGAGCTGGACGACTACGAGCGCAAGGCGCTGGTGAAGGACCTGACGGTGGCGTTCTACACAGGGCGTCGCGAGGTGTCGCCCTGA
- a CDS encoding sensor histidine kinase, producing the protein MIRTVVRDVPRAVAYLLSGVLVGAPLLLVLLVLGALGLALAPVLVGLPLLAVAVLSGIPVGALERRRLALTRTPSPPDPHVTPAEPGLAAWARLRLAERATWRELAYTGLLGLVLWPLDAIVVAGALGLPGAMIAAPAQLAAGGSESPEARIAKLWLIDSYGQALLCTLAGVALLLALLWPLVQYARARAALARLLLGPSEAEAERRLAEVTRSRARLVAAFDAERRRIERDLHDGAQQRLVSLSMTLGLARLDAPPQLAGRLAAAHQEAEQVLGELRELIHGIHPQVLADYGLPEALADAADRSAVPVRLDVDLPRFAESVESAAYFAVREALANIAKHSGARRARIVGRHAGGLLRLEVEDDGTGGADPARGTGLTGLADRLAVLDGTLSVHSPAGGPTVLSLEIPCPQR; encoded by the coding sequence ATGATCCGAACGGTCGTACGGGATGTGCCGCGCGCGGTGGCGTATCTGCTCAGCGGCGTGCTGGTGGGTGCCCCGCTGCTGCTGGTGCTCCTGGTTCTGGGTGCCCTGGGACTCGCCCTGGCGCCGGTCCTGGTCGGGCTGCCGCTGCTCGCGGTGGCCGTCCTGTCGGGCATCCCCGTCGGCGCGCTCGAACGGCGGCGGCTGGCCCTGACGCGCACCCCGTCACCGCCCGACCCGCACGTCACCCCGGCCGAACCCGGGCTCGCCGCGTGGGCCCGGCTGCGGCTGGCCGAGCGGGCGACCTGGCGCGAACTGGCGTACACCGGGCTCCTCGGCCTCGTGCTGTGGCCGCTGGACGCGATCGTGGTGGCGGGGGCGCTGGGCCTGCCCGGCGCGATGATCGCGGCGCCCGCGCAGCTGGCGGCCGGCGGCAGTGAGAGCCCGGAGGCGCGGATCGCCAAGCTCTGGCTGATCGACTCCTACGGTCAGGCCCTGCTGTGCACGCTCGCCGGCGTCGCCCTCCTCCTCGCCCTGCTGTGGCCCCTCGTCCAGTACGCGCGGGCCCGCGCCGCGCTCGCCCGGCTGCTGCTCGGCCCGAGTGAGGCCGAGGCGGAACGGCGGCTGGCCGAGGTGACGCGGTCGCGGGCGCGGCTGGTGGCGGCCTTCGACGCCGAGCGGCGCAGGATCGAGCGGGATCTGCACGACGGGGCGCAGCAGCGGCTCGTGTCCCTGAGCATGACCCTGGGCCTGGCCCGGCTCGACGCCCCGCCGCAGTTGGCCGGCCGGTTGGCCGCCGCCCACCAGGAGGCCGAACAAGTCCTGGGCGAACTACGCGAGTTGATCCACGGCATCCACCCTCAGGTCCTCGCCGACTACGGCCTCCCGGAGGCCCTCGCCGACGCCGCCGACCGGTCCGCCGTACCCGTGCGACTGGACGTCGACCTCCCCCGGTTCGCCGAATCCGTCGAGTCCGCCGCGTACTTCGCGGTCCGGGAGGCCCTCGCCAACATCGCCAAGCACAGCGGGGCCCGTCGGGCCCGGATCGTCGGACGGCACGCGGGCGGGCTGCTGCGGCTGGAGGTGGAGGACGACGGGACGGGCGGTGCCGACCCCGCACGGGGGACCGGCCTCACCGGACTCGCCGACCGGCTCGCCGTGCTCGATGGGACACTGTCCGTCCACAGCCCGGCCGGCGGCCCGACCGTCCTGTCCCTGGAGATCCCGTGCCCGCAGCGCTGA